In one Cyprinus carpio isolate SPL01 chromosome B2, ASM1834038v1, whole genome shotgun sequence genomic region, the following are encoded:
- the zgc:92744 gene encoding stress-associated endoplasmic reticulum protein 1 has protein sequence MVAKQRIRMANEKHSKNITQRGNVKSSRNVSDDKVSVGPWLLALFIFVVCGSAIFQIIQSIRMGM, from the exons ATGGTCGCCAAACAGAGGATTCGTATGGCCAACgagaaacacagcaaaaacatcaCCCAGAGAGGAAACGTCAAATCCTCG AGAAATGTCAGTGATGATAAAGTTTCTGTGGGACCATGGCTCTTGGCGCTCTTCATCTTTGTTGTCTGCGGTTCAG caATATTCCAGATCATTCAGAGCATTCGAATGGGCATGTAA